A window of Nicotiana sylvestris chromosome 8, ASM39365v2, whole genome shotgun sequence genomic DNA:
AATCCCAAGAATCACTTACTGCAAGCAAACTGAATAGTAGAAAGAAGTTCAAGAAACCCAAAAAGACAGTATTCTTTTTTCCAAACAAGTCAAAACTCAAATTACAACAACAGCAATAATATACTGTATATATACCTAAAGCATCAAGCTGCTTTTTTGAAGAACTAGGAGGCCTTCCTCGGGCCTTTTTGGACGGGTTCTCTGAAGATGTACCCTCCACATCACCACCACCCCCAGAATCTGTATTCGTCGGCACCACAGAAGAAATAGGGGTAACAGGAGTAGGAGAGAGACCCAAAGCGATGTTACCATCAGGAGAATACTTTCTGGGTCGGCCCCTTTTCTTCCTGACAGGCTCAATGCTGAACCCAGTAGTAGCTGCCCTAGGAGATGATGCATCTGAGTAATCAAGATTGGGTTGTTGGActgcagaagcagaagcagtatTCGCCACTGAATTAAAGGGGAACCCAGAATTCTGTTGCTGGTTCTGGTGCTGGTGCTGCTGGTGTTGAAGCTGTTGCATCATGGCAGAAGAATTGTTGTTGTTATGTGTAGGAACATTGTTGGATACAGCATAGGAGTTggcttgttgctgctgctgtgggtgctgttgttgttgatgttgtggGTGTTGTTGGGGTTGATGTTGTTGTTGGGGTCGTGCCATCATCATAGGATGGCCATGTGGCGGTGTATGTTGTTGTTGGTGGTGTTGGTTTTGGTGGTGTTGGTTTTGGTGGTGTTGAGGGAAAGAATGAAGATGGGGGTGTGGGGATTGGTGATGGTGTTGATTTTGGTGGTGACCCGATTGTGATTCTTGGGAATCCATGGAACACAGAATTATTCTGGTGAAAAAAGGGAGTTTTCAAAAATGTAATCAAGGGGGATGGGGGAAGGTACTGTTTCTGTCCACTGAATACCTACTACTGTGGAGTGAGAGAGAGTACAAAATCAGgaaaaagagggggggggggggggagagatgGTGAAACACTGAAAAGCGGAGGAGAAGTTGGACTAAGGGGGAAGACGCAGattggaattttagggttttatgaatttttttttatttttatgcttGCGGATCTGTCTGGTGACTGCGTGGTCCTTGCAAACTATCACAACAAATAGTCATTTTATCAAAACTTTGCGATATAGTCCAGATTTGACCAATCAATTTTGTAGTAATTCCTTCTAAATCAACAATAATTGTAACAATTTATTCTCTCCATTCTAGAAAAACATTATTACCATTAGTAATTTAGAGCTCGTTTGGTCAAGCTgccaaaaattacttattttaaaaagTGCTTTTTTCATATTAATATTTTACTTCCGGTAGAAGAAAATTGATCATCAACCGCTATAATTGCACCTTGACCGTCACAATATGTAACAATCCAACAGGTCATACAGTATTCTAGCATCTTGTTTTGTTATTTGAGACTTTGAGTAGGTTTGTGTGATGTTTTATGACTTATAAGTATGGGTAGTTTGGGTCACGAAGAATTCGAGAAGACTTAGGAACACTATTTTGCTATTTGGAATATTAAAGGCTAAAAGAAGTTTATATGATGTAT
This region includes:
- the LOC104232053 gene encoding AT-hook motif nuclear-localized protein 10-like encodes the protein MDSQESQSGHHQNQHHHQSPHPHLHSFPQHHQNQHHQNQHHQQQHTPPHGHPMMMARPQQQHQPQQHPQHQQQQHPQQQQQANSYAVSNNVPTHNNNNSSAMMQQLQHQQHQHQNQQQNSGFPFNSVANTASASAVQQPNLDYSDASSPRAATTGFSIEPVRKKRGRPRKYSPDGNIALGLSPTPVTPISSVVPTNTDSGGGGDVEGTSSENPSKKARGRPPSSSKKQLDALGAAGVGFTPHVITVNVGEDIASKIMAFSQQGPRTVCILSANGAICNVTLRQPAMGGGTVSYEGRFEIISLSGSFLRSESNDSSRASGLSVSLAGSDGRVLGGGVAGMLMAATPVQVIVGSFIAEGKKPKSKAPSSTPPSNMLNFGAPVTEASPPSQGASSDSSDENGNSPFHHEPGPFGNAGQPMHGMSMFANMGWPKSL